The proteins below come from a single bacterium genomic window:
- a CDS encoding thioredoxin domain-containing protein has product MALPGAPTLSEDLRTRLATELAGRGPEYEPRTRNLRADGSPLYTNRLLLESSPYLQQHAHNPVNWRPWGDEAFAAAERLGRPVLVSIGYSTCHWCHVMEEESFDDPNTARFLNQHFVTIKVDRETRPDVDAIYMSAIQALGQRGGWPLNVWLTPDRKPFYAGTYFPPQPGPGRPDFMSVLHSIQKQYSDNPEEILRFSADLTERIRADLEGTATDVSRIPGADVMRLAADRYARVADPTWGGVGQQTKFPSRLPIRFLLRYQRRTGDSRALDMATLALDKMAAGGIYDHVGGGFHRYSTEVRWLVPHFEKMLYDNAQLSLA; this is encoded by the coding sequence ATGGCACTTCCCGGTGCCCCCACCCTGTCTGAAGACCTTCGCACACGACTGGCAACCGAACTCGCCGGGCGGGGCCCCGAATACGAACCGCGCACCCGCAATCTGCGAGCAGATGGATCGCCTCTGTACACCAATCGCCTGCTGCTGGAATCCAGCCCTTATCTGCAACAGCACGCGCACAATCCAGTCAACTGGCGCCCTTGGGGAGACGAGGCCTTTGCCGCTGCAGAACGCCTGGGCCGTCCGGTGCTCGTGAGCATCGGCTATTCGACCTGTCACTGGTGTCACGTGATGGAAGAAGAATCTTTCGACGATCCGAATACGGCTCGATTCCTGAACCAGCACTTCGTCACCATAAAGGTCGATCGCGAAACGCGGCCCGACGTCGACGCAATCTACATGAGTGCGATCCAGGCGCTCGGTCAGCGCGGTGGCTGGCCGCTGAACGTATGGCTGACACCCGACCGCAAACCCTTCTACGCGGGTACCTACTTCCCGCCGCAGCCGGGTCCGGGCCGGCCGGATTTCATGAGCGTTTTGCACTCGATCCAGAAGCAGTACTCCGACAACCCGGAAGAAATCCTCAGATTTTCCGCAGACTTGACGGAGAGGATTCGCGCGGACCTCGAAGGCACTGCGACCGATGTGTCACGAATCCCCGGTGCGGACGTCATGCGCCTGGCTGCGGACCGTTACGCACGAGTCGCCGATCCGACCTGGGGAGGAGTCGGCCAGCAGACGAAGTTCCCGTCTCGTTTGCCGATTCGCTTCCTGCTTCGCTACCAGCGTCGCACGGGGGACTCGCGCGCCCTCGATATGGCGACGCTCGCACTCGACAAGATGGCGGCGGGCGGCATCTACGATCATGTCGGTGGCGGTTTCCATCGCTACTCCACCGAAGTCCGCTGGCTTGTGCCGCACTTCGAAAAGATGCTGTACGACAACGCACAACTCTCGCTCGC